From a single Paenibacillus sp. FSL R5-0345 genomic region:
- a CDS encoding HAD family hydrolase, protein METSHKLAIFFDLDDTLYDHLVPFKEAVREVLRPDENCLDFAELFYKVRHHSDVLWPMYLRGEIPLEETRVRRLELAFAEYGLQIDRDQASAVQAAYIGRQYTIQMIDGVREHLERFIADGHKVGIITNGPKDHQMNKIVGLGLDQIIPEDMIFISDAVGLAKPDPEIFVHVNQKTGTLAENSLYIGDTWANDVVGALAAGWKVCWYNPRGRQPATDHKPSYIFTNYKEFGELPLV, encoded by the coding sequence GTGGAAACAAGTCATAAGTTGGCAATCTTTTTTGATCTTGATGATACGTTATATGATCATCTGGTTCCTTTTAAAGAAGCAGTGCGTGAAGTGCTCCGCCCAGATGAGAATTGTCTGGACTTTGCGGAATTATTTTATAAAGTGAGACATCATAGCGATGTATTATGGCCGATGTATTTGCGCGGTGAGATTCCGCTTGAAGAGACAAGAGTGCGGCGGTTGGAGCTTGCTTTTGCAGAGTATGGGTTACAGATTGATCGTGACCAAGCCTCGGCGGTACAAGCGGCATATATTGGACGACAATACACTATTCAAATGATTGATGGCGTGCGTGAGCACCTTGAACGGTTCATTGCGGACGGGCATAAGGTAGGCATTATTACGAATGGACCGAAGGATCATCAGATGAATAAGATTGTGGGATTAGGGTTAGATCAGATTATTCCCGAGGATATGATCTTTATCTCTGATGCTGTAGGTCTTGCTAAACCGGATCCGGAAATATTCGTACACGTAAACCAAAAGACAGGCACTTTGGCGGAGAACTCGCTTTATATAGGGGATACTTGGGCTAATGATGTAGTTGGAGCGCTTGCGGCTGGATGGAAGGTTTGTTGGTACAATCCGAGAGGCAGACAACCGGCTACGGATCATAAACCTAGTTATATTTTTACTAACTATAAGGAATTTGGCGAGCTTCCTCTTGTGTAA
- a CDS encoding FAD:protein FMN transferase: MFKNKKTTLILVVIVIVVIAVGAWLITKDKDDKTAGTTGSATTSGKGEEKSLSQTFYIYDTVVNIKVFGATVEQKNMDDIQQMLERMDMELSRTKEGGETYAINQAAGKEAVVVSDETLDVIKQSIQYAKEMDGLFDPTIGPLIDLWNIGSGGDKVPPQAEIDKAKSLTNYKDVEIDEAAKTVKLMKENMVLDLGGIGKGYAADRIADYLKEQGLNSAMINLGGSSIIALGKKPNGTEWNIGLQDPDQSRGTQLGTIKISDEVIDASGVYERYFMQDNVRYHHILDPRTGYPSQNGLKSLTIMSPNATDADALSTGVFLMGIEEGMKYLESLPEDVEAFFITDDNKIYATAGIKERMNLTDPTYSFAD, from the coding sequence ATGTTCAAGAACAAAAAAACGACGCTGATCCTCGTTGTAATTGTCATCGTCGTCATAGCTGTCGGTGCTTGGCTAATTACTAAGGATAAAGACGATAAAACAGCGGGAACTACGGGTAGCGCAACAACATCCGGAAAAGGAGAGGAAAAGTCTCTCTCACAAACTTTTTATATTTATGACACTGTTGTGAATATCAAAGTGTTCGGTGCTACAGTAGAACAGAAAAATATGGATGATATCCAGCAGATGCTGGAGCGAATGGATATGGAGCTTAGCCGCACCAAAGAAGGTGGAGAGACTTACGCAATCAATCAGGCAGCAGGAAAAGAAGCGGTTGTTGTTTCTGACGAGACCCTGGATGTAATTAAACAATCCATACAATACGCAAAGGAAATGGACGGGCTATTTGATCCTACAATCGGTCCGTTAATCGATCTTTGGAATATCGGTAGCGGTGGAGATAAAGTCCCTCCCCAAGCTGAAATTGATAAAGCGAAGAGCCTAACCAATTACAAGGACGTTGAAATTGATGAAGCTGCGAAAACTGTAAAGCTGATGAAGGAAAATATGGTGCTAGATCTGGGCGGCATTGGTAAAGGTTATGCTGCTGACCGTATCGCTGATTATTTGAAAGAGCAAGGTCTGAATAGCGCTATGATTAACCTCGGAGGCAGCAGTATTATTGCTCTCGGTAAGAAGCCAAACGGAACGGAATGGAATATCGGATTGCAGGATCCGGATCAAAGCCGCGGCACACAGCTAGGAACCATTAAAATCTCAGATGAGGTCATCGATGCTTCTGGTGTTTACGAACGGTATTTTATGCAGGACAATGTTCGTTACCATCATATCCTTGATCCACGTACAGGATATCCTTCTCAGAACGGTCTCAAAAGCCTTACCATTATGAGCCCGAATGCAACAGACGCAGATGCCTTATCAACGGGGGTATTCTTGATGGGAATTGAAGAGGGTATGAAATATCTTGAATCTTTACCTGAAGATGTGGAAGCTTTCTTTATTACCGACGACAACAAAATCTATGCCACCGCAGGTATTAAAGAAAGAATGAATCTGACGGATCCAACGTACAGCTTCGCAGACTAA
- a CDS encoding glycosyltransferase family 2 protein produces MYDLSIVIPTRNRINDLTVCIESIGKQTNLEDISIELWIVDDGEIPEDRLAYYREKLTELPQAELHYHRKTKPGLWLSRYEALGLIHAEIVLHLDDDAELDDPLYIRRLLDTYAADDSIVGVGGVAKGIHSSMPSRIFGMLTGQMSGSPGRLSASMFAGSQFLWGEKKHVFETDFFHGCNMSFKRSALLDIKPYPWMTSYSIAEDIYLSHLASRYGKLVINPAMKIIHHESPGSRDKAGIVAQATAVNHYYLLNLRKAPFMNYAALIWTLSCLTAKATLKRNFKAVSGYAKGILFVLNPRKNKYSEYMLD; encoded by the coding sequence ATGTATGATCTATCTATAGTGATTCCTACCCGTAACCGAATTAATGATCTTACGGTGTGTATAGAGTCCATTGGCAAGCAGACAAATCTTGAGGATATCTCCATCGAGCTATGGATTGTGGACGACGGTGAGATCCCTGAGGACAGATTAGCCTATTATCGTGAAAAACTAACTGAATTACCGCAGGCTGAACTGCATTATCATCGTAAAACTAAGCCTGGCCTCTGGCTTTCCCGTTACGAAGCGCTAGGACTTATTCATGCAGAAATTGTACTCCACTTAGATGACGATGCAGAATTAGATGACCCCTTATATATTCGACGACTGCTAGATACTTATGCTGCCGATGATTCCATTGTTGGTGTCGGTGGTGTAGCCAAAGGCATACATAGTAGCATGCCAAGCAGGATATTCGGTATGCTAACCGGACAAATGTCCGGATCACCGGGCAGATTATCGGCAAGTATGTTTGCAGGCTCGCAATTCCTTTGGGGAGAGAAGAAGCATGTATTTGAAACGGATTTTTTTCACGGCTGCAATATGTCCTTCAAGCGCTCGGCACTGCTTGATATTAAACCCTATCCATGGATGACAAGCTATTCCATAGCCGAAGATATTTATTTGTCTCATTTGGCCAGCCGCTATGGCAAGCTTGTGATTAACCCCGCCATGAAAATCATCCATCATGAGTCGCCAGGCTCTCGCGATAAGGCGGGTATTGTAGCACAAGCTACAGCCGTTAATCACTACTATCTGCTCAACTTGCGTAAAGCTCCGTTTATGAATTATGCTGCCTTGATCTGGACACTGTCATGTCTGACGGCTAAAGCAACCTTAAAGCGGAATTTCAAAGCCGTTAGCGGATATGCCAAGGGCATCCTCTTCGTATTAAATCCTCGTAAGAATAAATACAGTGAATATATGCTTGATTAA
- a CDS encoding DsbA family oxidoreductase — translation MRIDIWSDYACPFCYIGKRRLENALSQFPNRDQVEVVFRSFQLDPHAKVNETKSIHEMLASKYGMTIEKAKAMNAQLAEQAQDVGLNFQFDTMKHTNTFDSHRLSHFASSKGKGAEMSERLLRAYFTDSLNLGDRSVLATLAAEVGLDQAEVTAMLETDAYTAEVNGDIEEGSRLNITGVPFFVFNNKYALSGAQPGPVFTEVLDTVWAEEQAGPTLQVVGNGKSEVSTDDGCADGSCNI, via the coding sequence ATGAGAATAGATATTTGGTCCGATTATGCGTGTCCATTTTGTTATATTGGTAAAAGACGTTTGGAGAATGCGCTGAGTCAATTTCCGAACCGTGATCAAGTAGAGGTGGTATTCCGTAGCTTTCAACTAGATCCACACGCAAAAGTGAATGAGACAAAGAGTATTCATGAGATGCTTGCTTCCAAATACGGTATGACGATTGAAAAAGCAAAAGCAATGAACGCACAGCTAGCTGAGCAAGCGCAAGATGTAGGATTGAATTTTCAATTCGATACGATGAAGCATACGAATACTTTCGATAGTCACCGCCTGAGTCACTTTGCAAGCTCAAAAGGAAAAGGTGCAGAAATGTCCGAACGTCTGCTACGCGCCTACTTTACGGATTCATTAAATCTTGGTGATCGTAGTGTACTTGCTACACTTGCTGCTGAGGTAGGGCTGGATCAGGCAGAAGTAACGGCAATGTTGGAGACAGATGCATACACAGCTGAAGTGAACGGCGATATCGAAGAAGGAAGCCGTCTTAATATTACCGGTGTACCATTCTTCGTGTTCAACAATAAATATGCGTTATCTGGTGCACAGCCAGGGCCTGTGTTTACAGAGGTGTTGGATACCGTGTGGGCGGAGGAGCAAGCAGGACCAACGCTGCAGGTGGTTGGCAATGGAAAATCCGAAGTATCCACGGATGATGGCTGCGCTGACGGATCTTGCAATATATAA
- a CDS encoding GNAT family N-acetyltransferase, protein MYIENGNLVIRNATANDVPRLCSWWNDGKIMAHAGFPNGIGCTEQDILEKLLTDTELNRRLILDIEGVPSGEMNYRTIADGTAEIGIKICDSNEQDKGFGTVFLTMLINFLFEDMGYRTIVLDTNAKNSRAQHVYENIGFRKVALHLNSWRNQLGEWQSSIDYELTRAEFRN, encoded by the coding sequence ATGTACATCGAAAATGGAAATTTAGTCATTCGTAATGCAACAGCAAATGATGTCCCCCGGTTATGCAGTTGGTGGAACGATGGAAAGATTATGGCACATGCCGGTTTTCCAAATGGCATCGGCTGCACAGAGCAGGATATATTGGAGAAGCTTTTGACCGACACCGAACTTAATCGTCGCTTGATACTGGACATCGAAGGTGTCCCATCAGGAGAAATGAACTATAGAACCATTGCCGACGGCACTGCAGAAATTGGCATCAAAATCTGTGATTCTAACGAACAGGATAAAGGCTTTGGAACTGTATTTTTAACCATGTTGATTAACTTTTTATTTGAAGATATGGGATATCGCACAATCGTTCTCGATACCAACGCCAAGAATTCAAGAGCTCAGCATGTATATGAGAACATTGGCTTTCGTAAAGTTGCCCTTCATTTGAATTCGTGGAGAAATCAACTTGGAGAATGGCAATCTTCTATTGATTATGAATTAACAAGAGCAGAGTTTCGGAATTAA
- a CDS encoding oleate hydratase: protein MKKEYGNKQVYFVGGGIASLAGAAYLVRDCDFPGQNIHIIEEMKILGGSNDGAGDAEHGYVIRGGRMLNDETYENTWDLLMSIPSLDHPEKSVREEIIEFDTANPTHANARLVNRNGEVEDVLSMGFDMADRLAMGKLIITPEEKMGKARINDWFGPHFFTTNFWYMWATTFAFQPWHSAVELKRYMIRFVHEFPRIQTLEGVTRTPYNQYDSIILPMHKYLEGFGVDFTLKCTVTDLQFKDGDGITVTQMNVLRQGVPDVINISEEDIVIVTNGSMTEGSSLGSMTSAPRLNGKGSSWKLWENIAAKKPGLGNPSSFDDHIDGSKWESFTVTFQDSKFFDLMEKFTRNRAGTGALVTFKDSSWLMSVVLAFQPHFRNQPEHVKVFWGYGLYPDNVGDFVKKKMSECTGEEIMEELIGHLHFEEHKDEIMATANCIPCMMPYITSQFMPRLNSDRPKVVPEGSTNLAFVGQYCEIPDDVVFTEEYSIRAARTAVYTLLGINRPIEPINQHQYDVRTLFTSFITSFR from the coding sequence GTGAAAAAAGAGTACGGTAATAAACAGGTTTATTTTGTCGGTGGCGGAATTGCATCCTTAGCGGGCGCGGCTTACCTGGTCAGAGACTGTGACTTTCCGGGACAGAACATTCACATTATTGAAGAGATGAAGATTCTCGGTGGCAGTAACGACGGCGCAGGTGACGCTGAGCACGGTTATGTCATTCGCGGTGGCCGGATGCTTAACGATGAGACCTATGAGAATACATGGGATTTACTCATGTCGATTCCCTCCCTCGACCATCCTGAGAAATCCGTTAGAGAAGAGATTATAGAATTCGATACCGCCAATCCAACACATGCTAACGCTAGACTCGTTAACCGCAACGGTGAGGTGGAAGATGTATTGTCCATGGGCTTCGATATGGCTGACCGGCTTGCGATGGGTAAATTGATTATTACACCGGAAGAAAAAATGGGAAAAGCTCGGATTAACGACTGGTTTGGTCCACACTTTTTCACCACGAACTTCTGGTATATGTGGGCTACTACTTTCGCATTCCAGCCTTGGCATAGCGCTGTAGAGCTTAAACGATATATGATTCGCTTCGTTCATGAGTTCCCAAGAATTCAAACCCTGGAAGGCGTAACCCGCACTCCATATAACCAGTACGATTCTATCATCTTACCTATGCACAAATATCTCGAAGGCTTCGGCGTTGACTTTACACTGAAATGTACAGTAACTGACCTGCAGTTCAAAGATGGAGATGGCATTACCGTAACCCAAATGAACGTCCTGCGCCAAGGTGTCCCAGACGTTATTAACATAAGCGAAGAAGATATCGTAATCGTCACGAACGGCTCCATGACTGAAGGATCAAGCCTTGGATCCATGACCTCTGCCCCACGTCTCAATGGAAAGGGTAGCTCATGGAAGTTATGGGAGAACATCGCTGCCAAAAAACCAGGTCTCGGCAATCCATCATCCTTCGATGATCATATCGATGGTTCGAAATGGGAGTCCTTTACCGTGACCTTCCAAGATTCCAAATTCTTCGATCTTATGGAGAAATTCACTCGTAATCGTGCAGGTACTGGCGCATTGGTTACCTTTAAAGATTCGAGCTGGTTAATGTCCGTTGTCTTAGCTTTCCAACCGCATTTCCGCAATCAACCAGAGCACGTAAAAGTATTCTGGGGTTACGGTTTGTACCCTGACAACGTAGGAGACTTCGTGAAGAAGAAAATGAGCGAATGTACCGGTGAAGAAATTATGGAAGAATTAATCGGTCATCTTCATTTCGAAGAACATAAGGACGAGATCATGGCAACTGCTAATTGTATTCCATGTATGATGCCTTATATCACTTCACAATTCATGCCTAGATTAAATAGCGACCGACCTAAAGTAGTGCCTGAAGGCTCCACTAACCTTGCCTTCGTTGGCCAATATTGCGAAATTCCAGATGATGTTGTATTCACGGAAGAATACTCTATCCGAGCAGCAAGAACTGCAGTATACACATTGCTCGGCATTAACCGGCCTATCGAGCCTATCAATCAACATCAGTACGATGTCCGCACCTTGTTCACAAGCTTTATCACTTCTTTTAGATAA
- a CDS encoding TetR-like C-terminal domain-containing protein, with amino-acid sequence MSNSFLTKNALSHSLKELMEHTSLNKITVKQLVDHCGLNRQTFYYHFQDIFDLLGWIYKTEAVESIAQYRSYSTWTDGFYRIFCYIERNKTFCCNTLNSLGRNHLDAYLYEVTNDLIMGVINELSAGMEVSHEDKHFIANFYTLAFTGLVIQWMRDGMKEHPDHIIEKLSVLIEGNFLKALHKYENKPL; translated from the coding sequence TTGTCCAATTCTTTTCTCACCAAAAATGCATTGTCCCATTCCTTAAAAGAACTAATGGAACATACGTCGCTCAATAAAATCACAGTCAAACAGCTCGTGGACCATTGCGGACTTAATCGACAAACCTTCTATTATCATTTTCAAGATATATTTGATTTACTGGGCTGGATCTATAAGACCGAAGCTGTAGAAAGCATCGCCCAGTATCGTAGCTATAGTACATGGACGGACGGCTTCTATAGAATCTTCTGCTATATCGAACGAAATAAAACCTTTTGCTGCAACACCTTGAACTCACTGGGCAGAAATCATCTGGATGCCTATCTATACGAAGTGACAAATGATCTTATTATGGGTGTCATAAACGAACTGTCCGCCGGGATGGAGGTTAGCCATGAAGATAAACATTTCATTGCTAATTTCTATACACTGGCCTTCACAGGTCTCGTCATTCAATGGATGAGAGACGGGATGAAAGAGCATCCGGATCACATTATCGAGAAGCTAAGTGTACTCATTGAGGGAAATTTTCTAAAAGCTTTGCACAAATATGAGAACAAGCCGTTGTAA
- a CDS encoding GNAT family N-acetyltransferase: MTTAHHYECIERLPTTEEHASLWEAVGWGNVNTEMTAASLAHSVYGMVFVQEDKVIGMGRIVGDGHMYFYIQDVAVLPEFQGQGIGNAIIEQLLHYIRSHCYSGAFVGLFASHGKDTFYEKYGFQNHAPGMTGMFKVME, from the coding sequence ATGACAACAGCACATCATTATGAATGTATTGAACGTTTACCCACGACTGAGGAGCATGCCTCCTTATGGGAAGCTGTCGGTTGGGGGAACGTGAATACGGAAATGACTGCAGCCTCTCTGGCTCATTCGGTGTATGGCATGGTCTTTGTACAGGAAGACAAGGTTATCGGTATGGGGCGGATCGTCGGCGATGGTCATATGTATTTCTATATTCAGGACGTAGCCGTGCTTCCCGAATTTCAGGGCCAAGGCATTGGTAATGCCATTATTGAGCAGCTACTACACTATATTCGGTCTCATTGTTATTCTGGCGCGTTCGTCGGTCTGTTCGCATCACATGGCAAGGATACCTTTTATGAAAAATATGGCTTTCAGAATCATGCTCCCGGTATGACGGGCATGTTCAAGGTCATGGAGTAA
- a CDS encoding RluA family pseudouridine synthase, with protein sequence MNTRRNPKETAKRGTRSHSKPTGKLNHKAKAPAAPKSFTVNEPSELLAFLLSHITGRGRNAIKSILSRGQVAVNGKVVTQHNFQLHPRQTVTIDQEKPVQVAEMIGLTIVHEDDDLIIIQKDAGLLSIATAEENELTAYRQLMEHVRVSNPKNRIFVVHRLDRDTSGVMMFAKSERIQQALQTTWKDTVKERSYVALVEGAVKRPEGTVSSWLKETSTLKMYSSPHEGDGLHAITHYKLIQANRHFSLLEVKLETGRKNQIRVHMADIGHPIAGDKKYGAETKTVGRLGLHARVLSFIHPTTGELMTFESPIPKTFLKYTAPAPTN encoded by the coding sequence ATGAACACAAGAAGAAATCCTAAAGAAACAGCCAAAAGAGGTACTCGTTCCCACAGCAAGCCAACTGGCAAGCTTAATCATAAAGCTAAAGCACCCGCGGCACCCAAGTCTTTTACAGTAAATGAACCTTCGGAGCTGCTAGCCTTCTTACTCAGCCACATCACAGGCCGGGGACGAAATGCTATTAAATCTATCCTCTCGCGTGGACAAGTAGCAGTGAATGGCAAGGTAGTCACACAGCATAATTTTCAATTGCATCCGAGGCAAACTGTGACGATTGATCAAGAGAAGCCTGTACAAGTAGCAGAAATGATCGGACTCACCATCGTCCATGAAGATGATGATCTAATCATTATTCAGAAGGATGCCGGACTGCTATCGATTGCCACTGCGGAAGAAAATGAATTGACCGCTTACCGCCAGCTTATGGAGCATGTTCGCGTCAGCAATCCTAAGAACCGAATTTTTGTCGTACACCGCTTGGACCGCGATACATCTGGGGTAATGATGTTTGCCAAAAGCGAACGGATCCAGCAGGCACTGCAAACTACGTGGAAGGATACCGTGAAAGAACGTTCTTACGTAGCTCTAGTCGAAGGCGCCGTTAAAAGACCTGAAGGTACAGTGAGCTCTTGGCTAAAAGAAACCTCTACCCTGAAAATGTACTCCAGTCCTCATGAAGGCGATGGTCTACATGCGATTACACATTATAAGCTCATTCAGGCGAACCGCCACTTCTCGTTGCTTGAGGTAAAACTTGAAACTGGGCGCAAAAATCAGATTCGTGTTCATATGGCAGATATAGGCCATCCGATTGCAGGAGACAAGAAGTATGGTGCAGAGACCAAAACGGTAGGTCGTCTCGGTCTGCATGCTCGTGTACTTTCTTTTATTCATCCTACAACAGGAGAGTTAATGACCTTCGAAAGCCCAATTCCGAAGACATTCCTGAAATATACCGCACCTGCACCTACGAACTGA
- a CDS encoding CLC_0170 family protein, which produces MIYHQLTYIAAALLISGILLLTVDTKIYAVSAMPREKKISHLLGWVQIILFLLVVVVQLIFL; this is translated from the coding sequence ATGATCTATCATCAGCTAACCTACATAGCTGCAGCACTTCTGATCTCTGGCATCCTGCTGCTTACTGTGGATACTAAGATTTATGCCGTAAGTGCTATGCCCCGAGAAAAGAAGATTTCTCATCTATTAGGCTGGGTACAAATCATCTTGTTTCTTCTTGTTGTTGTAGTCCAACTAATATTTCTATGA